Within Hydrogenoanaerobacterium saccharovorans, the genomic segment ATGGCAAGCTTTGTGGCATTGCAGCCTGTTTTAAATGCATTGCCCCCCGAAATAGCAGAGCCGGCATAGGCAGCCAAAGCGACCGGCGGGGTGATATCGGCAAGAATACCAAAGTAAAACGCAAACATATGCGCAGCCAGCGCAGGCACACCCAGTTTCATAATAATGGGTGCCGCAATGACAGAGGTAATCAAGTAGTTTGCGGTGGTAGGTACGCCCATGCCCAATACCAAAGAGGTTATCATGGTAAAGAACAGGGTTGGCAAGATTAAACCGCCTGTTAGCGAGAACAGCCCTTCACCCAGTTTGAGCCCCAAACCGGTGAGCGTAACCACACCTACGATGATGCCTGCAACCCCGCATGCACATGCAACACCGATAGTGTTTTTTGCACCCGATACCAATGCCGAAGCTACCTCTTTAAAAGGTACCCAGGTGGATTTTCTTAAATACGGCACTACAATCGAGGCGGCAATACCGCCGAGTGCAGAAAAAGTAGGAGTTTTGCCCATAATCAGCAGGGCGACGATTGCTACCAGCGGGAGCAATAAATGCCCTTTATCGCGCAGCAAAGGCCAAATTTTTGGCAGTTTTTCGCGCGGAACACCTTTGAGCCCCAACTTTTTAGCCTCAAGATGAACCATAATCCAAATACCTGAAAAATAGAGTATAGCGGGAATGATAGCTGCTTTTGCTACATCGAAATAATTTACGCCCACAGCCTCGGCAATAAGGAACGCCGCCGCACCCATAATAGGGGGCATAATTTGCCCGCCGGTGGATGCCGCCGCCTCAACTGCGCCTGCAAACTCGGGCGAATAACCAAGCGATTTCATCAGCGGGATGGTGAATGAACCGGTTGTTACCGTGTTGGAAACCGACGAACCCGAGACAGTACCCTGCAGGGCACTGGTAAGTACGGCAACCTTAGCGGGGCCGCCCGCCGAAAAGCCTGCAATTCCGTTGGATAGATCGATGAAAAACTGCCCGATACCGGTTTTTTCAAGGAACGAGCCGAACAGAATAAACAGAAAAATAAAGGTTGCACATAACCCGAGAGGCATACCCATAATCCCTTCGGTGGTATAAAACAGATGGGAAATAATACGCGATATGCCGTAGCCGCGATGATTCATAAATCCGGGCATATAAGGCCCGAAATAAGCGTAGAGAATAAACAGTGATGCAATCACCACAATGGGGATGCCGACAATGCGGCGGCAAGCCTCAAGCACTAATACAATGCCGATTGCGCCGATAATCAGGTCGAGCGTGGTATACGCACCCGAACGTGCCACCAAGTCTTTGTAGTTGATGATATAGTATCCCGCAATACCTACAAATGCCAATCCTAAAACAAAATCAAGCGGATGCATTTTGTTGCGGTCGCCTTTTGAAGTTGCGGGGTAAAGCCAAAACCCTAAAAGCATGACAAAGCCCAAATGAACCATTCTTTGCAGCTGTGCGGGCAGTGTACCTAAAATTGAGGTTCCCAGCTGGAAGAGCGAAAATGCTATCAGCAGTACCGTTATTATCAAGTGCCACGAACCGCTTAATCTACGGTAAGCAGATTCTTTATCAATATCAGCCAAGAGAGCGTCGGGGTTAACCGAAGGAACAGTGTTGGTATCTTTTTTGGTATCGGACAAATCGATCACCCTTTTCGTTGGTTTATTAATTGTTGGCAAAGGCCCAGCAGCCGCTGAACAGCGCTGGCTTTGCGAACGGTTATTGCAACTGGTTTGCGCGGAGCGAGTTTGTACAAAACAAGGCTTTTATCCTCATAATAAAACATGTGCTGCGATACAATCCCCGCTGTATAGTCAATTTGGTGCCTATAATGATCGGCAAAATCCAAAATGACAAATTGCTCGTCTGAAGAATAGGTCACTTCGGGTGGTACAGTGTCTATCATGCCTGCACCGTAGCTTTCAAAATAGCCTTTATCCAATGTGATGGTAAGGCGTTCTGCGTCGATCTTGTACACTTCGCGTATCAACCCTTTGTTGACCGAATGGCGAAACTGTACTTCAAAATTGTCTGCCTGCACAGGGTACTCCCCCAAAACCTTGCCTTGCGAAACCACCAGCAAGCTGGGCGGAAAGAGCGGTAAAAACAGTAAAATGATGATAATTAAAACGGAAAAAGCGGGCAGGAGAAGTCCCGCCCACTTAACGTATTGTTTCATGGGTGCGCCTTTCGTTTAGGCAATACCTTTTTCTTTAAAATATTTCAGTGCTCCGGGATGAATGGTGGTAGAAATACCGCCCAATGCGGTTTCCAAAGCAACTTCTTTACCTTTTGCATGTGCTTCGCCCAGTTCGCCCAGGTTTTCGAACAATGCTTTCGTCATGTTATAAACAACATCTTCGCTAAGTTTTTCACTTGCAATGAGGGTAGCTTTAATAGCAAGTGTTTTTGCAGGTGCATCGGTGTTGTAAACATCTTTGCCAATTTCAAATGCGGTGTAGAACGGGTATTTTTCAATCATAGCAGCAAGCTTATCATCTTCAAAGCCCAGCAGTTTGATAGGCTGAGAAACCATCAGCTCTACAATAGCGGTGTTTGGCACGCCTGCCGATACAAAAAATGCATCGATTTGACCATCTTGAAAAGTGCTAGCGGATTCTTTAAATGAAAGGTGCTGTGCTTTGATGTCTTCAAAGGTCATTCCGTACATTTCCAAAGTCTGTTTTGCGTTTGCTTCAACGCCCGAACCAACATCGCCAACAGAAACTTTTTTGCCTTTCAGGTCTGCAATCGAGTTGATTCCGCTGTCTTTGCCTACAACGATTTGAACTACTTCGGGGTAAAGGGTTGCAATTGCGGTAAGCCCGCCGATTTTTTCTTTAAAAAGTTCAGTGCCGTTCACAGCGTAGTCCAGCACGTCATTTTGTACAATTGCCAGGTCCGCATCGCCCGATGAAATGAGGCGGAGGTTTTCGGTAGATGCACCGGACGAAGTGATGGTGATATCAACATCTTCTACATGCCCGTTGATAACCTGCCCGATTGCACCCCCAAACGGGAAATATGTACCGGATGTACCGCCTGTTGCCATAATGAATTTGTTGCCGTTGCTTTGCGGTGCACCGCAGCCCGCAAACATTGCAAGCACCAGTGCCGATACAAGCAGCATACTCAATACCTTTTTCATAAAAGTCCTCCTTTTAAAAATAGTAGTTTGTCCGGCACAAAACTACCGGGTTTGTGCCGGATGCCAATGAATTTTTCTTCTTCGTACTATTCATTATAACTGATTAAAGACAGGCAGGCAAGGCTTACAACGTAAAGATGTTAAGAAAATATAAATATTTTTGAATGATGTGACAAATATTCTTGCATAATTTGTGCAAAAATGCCCTTTGCTGTCGAATAATATAAGTGGGGGGTTACTTATGCAGATAAACTCTTGCCTCGTACGGCCGTAATGTAATTTTTTCGGTGCACGGCTCGCAGGGATAGTTGGCAATTAGCAGTTGTTTTTCATCGTCGGCAAAGCGTTGCGGCAGATGATATTCCACGTTTTGCTCTGCAAAGCTGCAAATGGTTAAAAGTTGCTGCTCGCCGCGTGTGCGGGTAAATACAAACAACTCTTCGCTTTCGGGCAAAAGCAGGTCAAAAGAGGCATAAACAATGATGGGATATTGATGCCGCAGTTGGATGAGCTTTTGATAATAAGAGAAAACAGAGCCTTCTACCTCCACTTGCGCCGCTGCATTGATGCGCTTATAATTCTCGTTTACCGCAATCCACGGCTCTGCGGTTGAAAACCCTGCAAACGCGCTGCTATCCCACTGCATGGGGGTGCGTGCATTATCGCGGCTGATGCGGTTGATGTAACAAAGCATCTCTTGGGGCGAAACACCCTGTTGCGTCGTCATTTCATGGTACGCATTGATGGCTTCGATATCACGGCAATCATCAATGGAATGGAACACCGTATTGGTCATTCCCAGTTCTTCCCCTTGATAGATGTAAGGGGTACCCTGCTGCATGTGCAGGCAGGTTGCAAGCATTTTTGCCGATTGCGCCCAATATTTTTTGTCATTGCCAAAGCGAGATACCACGCGCGGCTGGTCGTGGTTATTCCAATAAAGGCTGTTCCATCCGCGGCCCTCCAGCCCCTTCTGCCATTTTGTAAATACTTGTTTGAGGTCGGTCAGGCGAAAGCGTCGGTCAGTCCATTTGCTGCCGCCTGCTGCTTCCAGCCCCATATGCTCAAACTGGAACACCATATTCAGTTCATGCTCATTTTCACCGGTGTAGCGCTGCGCATCTTCTGTAGTTGCGGCAGGTGTTTCGCCTACGGTCATAACATCGTATTTCGAAAGAACGCGTTGGTTCATTTCCTTTAAAAATTCATGCACGCGCGGGCCGTTGATTATATAAGGAGACGGGTTGCCGTAAAGTCCGCCGTATGTCTCGCCGTCCTGAAAAGATTGCTCTTTAGAAATCATATTGATTACGTCCATACGGAACCCATCAATGCCCTTGTCGAGCCACCAAACCATCATGTTATAAATCTCATTGCGTACTTTTGGGTTTTCCCAGTTTAAGTCGGGTTGTTTTTGCGAGAACATATGCAGGTAATATTGCCTTGTTGCATCATCATACTTCCAGGCACTGCCGCTGAACACCGACCCCCAGTTGTTTGGCGGTTTACCGTCTGTTTTACCGTCGCCCCAAATGTAATAATCGCGATAAGGGTTGTTTTTGCTTTTGCGGCTTTCGGCAAACCAAACGTGCTCGTCCGATGTATGATTCACCACAAGGTCTAACACCAGTTTAATTCCGCGATGGTGCGCCTGCTGCAACAGTTCATCAAAATCCGCCATTGTGCCGAATTCTTGCATGATTGCTTGATAGTTGCGGATGTCATAGCCGTTGTCATCATTGGGGGAATCGTAGATAGGAGAAAGCCAGAGTACATCAATTCCCAGCGCTTTAAGATAATCGAGTTTTGAGATGATTCCCTGTAGATCGCCGATACCGTCGCCGTTGCTGTCCTTAAAGCTGCGGGGATAAATTTGATAGACTACACTTTCTTTCCACCAATTTGCCATTTTTATACCGCCTTTCTGTTTTTAGATGTATGATTTCACTTCATTGCAAAAATCCAAAATATTACATTATTATAATAACATGTAATCAAGCAGATAGAAAGCTCTAAATTTACTTGCAGGTATTATGTTTGGGTGCAAAATCTTAAAATGAGACAAATTGTTCTCAAATCAAATATTAAGACATCAAGTAATATTGAGGGGAAATAATGAGAAAAATTGAAAAAAACAGCGATGATATTTTGCGATTTGCCTAGAAACAAGTAGGATATTTATTCAAAATAACGGTAAATATTACAAGTTATCCAAAGCAGAGCTTTAAATTTCAACAAAAATTTTTGTGTCAAAATGATACAAACTGTGAAATTCACTACCGTTATCGACACAGTTCGTAAGTATAATGCACAATAGGACACAACTACAATTGATTTACTATGAGAAAATATCAAATATGCATAAAAACATGTTGAAATACAGATTTTTTGTGAATATACTGAGACTAGAGAAGAAAACATAAGGTATCAAAATGAGACACTGGAGGTCAGCGTTCATGTCGATCAGTAAAGAAAAGTATCAGAAATACGTCAACATTTTAAAAGAAGAACTCATTCCCGCTTTAGGGTGCACTGAGCCGATTGCAATTGCATATGCAGCAGCAAAAGCTCGTGAAGTACTCGGCACAATGCCAGAAAAAATTGTTGCAGAGTGCAGCGGCAACATTATTAAAAATGTAAAAGGCGTAATCGTTCCTACTACGAAAGACCTGCGCGGCATTGAAGCGGCAGCAATCATCGGTGCAGTAGGCGGCGATTCAAGCAAAGAGCTCGAGGTGCTTACCGGTGTTACACAACAACATCTCGATTTGGCAAAAACGATGATTCAAAAACACGTTTGCGAAGAGAAAATTCTCAATACTCCTGCAAAACTTCATATCATTGTTCGTATGTACAAGGGCGACCAAAGCTCAATGGTAGAAATTATTCACACCCATACAGGCATTGTACGTATTGAGAAGAATGACGAAGTATTGCTGGATGTTCCCCACAGTCAAGAAGAAAATAACGATGGGCAAACCGACCGCAGCTGCCTCAATGTAGAAGATATTATTGAATTTGCAAACACTGTCGTTATCGATGACATCAAAGAGGTACTTGCAAAACAGGTGGAGTACAACACCGCGATCTCCAAAGAGGGGCTAAACAAAATTTACGGCGCCAACATCGGCATAACCTTGCTGAGCACTTACGGCGATGATGTTAAGGTTCGTGCCAAAGCGGCAGCAGCTGCCGGCTCAGACGCCAGAATGGGCGGCTGTGAAATGCCGGTTGTTATCAACTCGGGCAGCGGCAATCAGGGTATGACGGTATCGCTGCCGGTTATCGAGTATGCAAAAGAGCTTTCGGTAACCACAGAAAGGCTTTACCGTGCATTGTGTGTAAGTAACCTGATAGCGATACATCAAAAAACAAAAATTGGCAGACTGTCTGCTTACTGCGGTGCGGTGAGTGCGGCAACAGGTGCAGGTGCAGGAATCACCTATTTGTATGGCGGCGGCATAAAAGAAATTTCGCAAACCATCACCAGTACGCTGGCAAATGTCTCCGGTATTGTGTGTGACGGAGCAAAGCCTTCTTGTGCCGCAAAAATCGCATCCAGCCTGGACGCAGCGCTGCTTGCCTGCTATATGACAATGCAGAGCAGAGGCTTTAAATCGGGCGAAGGTATTGTAAAAGACGGTGTCGAAGGCACCATCGACAGTGTTTCAAGATTGGCAAAAGACGGCATGCAGGTGACAGATGAGGAAATACTAAAAATCATGATTGACGATTAAGTTTTAATTGACATCAATGTTACCCGGGAATATAATTCATAACATACTAAACATATAGGAATTTAAAAACGATTCCCGGCACTCACGCATTCTAACTTTATCTGTTCACGGGATAACGCAAAATCTGTTTATGCGCAGCCCGTTGAAAAGAGCCTTAAGAAACAAAGGAATATCAAAAAACGAAAGGAGAAGATTGCTCAATCATCGGTACGGAAAACCGTACGTAGAGCAATCAAGAGCATTATGAAGAGAGCATTAAGCATTATCCTGGCAATTGCTATGATGGTATCCATGCTGGCAGGCTGCGGCGCTGCTAATAATTCTTCTAAAGCAGAATCCGGATCAGAGGCTGATGGCGGCTCGGCACCAGCAACAAGCGGTGTTGTTAAAATTGCTGTAGCAGGCCCTATGACAGGCGACAACGCAGAGTACGGCAAAGGGTTCCTCAATGCTGCTGAAATGAAAGCAGAAGAGTGGAACAAAGAAGGCGGCGTTCTTGGCAAAAAAGTTGAGATTGTTGCATTCGATGATAAAAACTCTGGCGAGGAAGCTGCTTCCATCGCTCAGAAAATTGTCAGCGACAAAGAAATTGTAGGCGTTATCGGTCACTTTGCATCCGGCGTTTGCATGGTTGCTGCTCCCACTTACGAAGAGAATAAAGTTATTGAAATCTCTCCGTCTGCTTCTCACCCCGATTATTCCGGCATCGGCGACTACATCTACCGTAACAATACCGTTATCAGTGTAGAGGCAGCTGCAGGCTTGGATATTGCTGTAAACGATTTGGGTAAAAAGAACATCGGTATCATCTCCATTAAAACCGACTGGGGTACCTCTACATCGGCTGTTGTAAAAGGCTTAATCGAAGAGAAAGCTGCAGACGGCGTTAAATTGGTTGCTCACGAAGAAGTTATGGAAGGTTCTGACGACTACAGCCCGGCTATCACTAAACTGAAAGCTGCCGGTGCAGACGTTGTTATCTGCGTTGGTATGTACAGCTTGGTTGCACCTGTTGCAAAACAGTACAAACAGGTTGACCCTGCAATCGAAATTGTTGGTTTCTCCAACTCCTACAGCCAGCAACTCCTTGAGCTGGGCGGCGAAGCAGTTGAGGGCGTACGTTTCCCGGTAATCTTCTTCTCCGGCTCCAGCGACCCCAAAATCAAAACATATGTTGATACTTTTACAGAGAAATACGGCACTGCACCCAGCGCTTTGACCTCTCAGGCTTACGATTCTGTCGGCATGCTGCTTGAAGCTATCAAAACTGCCGGCACAACCGAAACCGACAAAGTAAGAGAAGCATTGCAGAATATCGATTACCCCGGCGTAACCGGTCAGACCAAATTTGACGAGATTGGTGACGTTCAGAAAGCATTTGTTAAAGTTACTGTAAAAGACGGACAGTTTGTTCAGCTGTAAGTAGCAGAACAAACATAGTTCAGTAGACGGTCAACAGAAATCTTAAGGCTTTTATCGGAAACTTCGGAGGGGTTGCCCCTCCGAAGCCACCCGATCATCGTGCAGGCTGTTATAAACTGAATCGTTGAAACAGAAAATGCGCAGTTACATAGATGCGCAGTTGAAAGTAAAGGGAAGGAGTAATGTTGTCGGGATCTTTCCCCGCCAACCGTGGCAGAAATGATTATACAACAATTATTTAACGGTTTGGCACTGGGTATGGCGTACGCGCTTATTGCGGTTGGCTATTCTCTGGTGTTTGGTATCCTCAGACTGATTAATTTCTCGCATGGTTCCATCTACGCCTTTGGTGCACATATGGCTCTTTTGTTTGTTGGGATGAACTTTGGTATTCTTCCGGCAATCGCGCTGAGTATTTTGTTTACCGGCTTGCTTGGTGTAGTTATTGACAAAACCGCATTGGAGCCCCTCAGAAAGAAAAATTCTATTCCTATTGCATCGCTGATTACCACCATTGGTGTATCAAATATTATTCAAAACCTGCTGATGATCTTCTTCGGCAGTGAAAAGAAAGCATTCCCCGCATTTTTTGACTTCGGTATGATTAGTTTGGGCAGTGTACAAATTAATTCAACACAGATTATTATGTGCCTGGTTTCGCTCATCCTGTTGGTGTTCCTTACGGTTATCATCAACAAAACCAAAATCGGTCTTGCAATGCGTGCAACCGAGCAGAATGCAAAAGCTGCCAGCCTGATGGGCATTAATGTAAACTTTGTTATTTCGTTTACATTCTTCCTCGGCGGTGCTTCTGCAGCAATTGCAGGCGCACTCATCAGCGGCTACTACCAGATTATCTACCCTACAATGGGCTTTATGGTAGGATTAAAAGCGTTTGCTGCGGCAGTACTCGGCGGCATCGGTGTTTTGTACGGATCGGTCGTCGGCGGACTGGTAGTTGGTGTTTCCGAAAGCTTTGCGGCTACATTCCTCGGCTCCACCTACCGCGATTCTTTGGCATTTATCATCCTCATCATTGTACTGATCGTGAAGCCTACCGGGCTGTTCGGTAAGAAAGGTATTACGAAGGTGTAGAATATGAGCAAAATAAATACAACTAATACAACAACCAATAAAAAAAGCGCTATTTTTGAGATGGAAAAGTTTATTGAGAAATATAAGCTCCCCATCGGTATTGTTTCGGCAGTTGTGCTGATTGCCCTGCCTTTGCTGGGCCTGAGCCAGTACATTATGCGTATTCTTATTATGATTGGCATTTACTCTATGCTGGGTATGGGGCTGAACATACTTACCGGTTATACCGGCCAGGTGTCACTCGGCCACGCCGGGTTCTATGCAATCGGTGCTTATTGCTCTGCATTGCTGTCGCTTAAATTCGGTTTTAACTTTATCATTGCGGCGTTGCTGGGTGCTTCGCTTGC encodes:
- a CDS encoding TRAP transporter permease; the encoded protein is MSDTKKDTNTVPSVNPDALLADIDKESAYRRLSGSWHLIITVLLIAFSLFQLGTSILGTLPAQLQRMVHLGFVMLLGFWLYPATSKGDRNKMHPLDFVLGLAFVGIAGYYIINYKDLVARSGAYTTLDLIIGAIGIVLVLEACRRIVGIPIVVIASLFILYAYFGPYMPGFMNHRGYGISRIISHLFYTTEGIMGMPLGLCATFIFLFILFGSFLEKTGIGQFFIDLSNGIAGFSAGGPAKVAVLTSALQGTVSGSSVSNTVTTGSFTIPLMKSLGYSPEFAGAVEAAASTGGQIMPPIMGAAAFLIAEAVGVNYFDVAKAAIIPAILYFSGIWIMVHLEAKKLGLKGVPREKLPKIWPLLRDKGHLLLPLVAIVALLIMGKTPTFSALGGIAASIVVPYLRKSTWVPFKEVASALVSGAKNTIGVACACGVAGIIVGVVTLTGLGLKLGEGLFSLTGGLILPTLFFTMITSLVLGMGVPTTANYLITSVIAAPIIMKLGVPALAAHMFAFYFGILADITPPVALAAYAGSAISGGNAFKTGCNATKLAIGAFIIPYIFVLSPELILIDTVWYEVIQIICTSLIGMLGVSACMTGYLMGKTAWWERILLLAGGLMLIIPGLITDLCGIGLVGGVAAFQYITYRKLKTVQV
- a CDS encoding DUF1850 domain-containing protein, yielding MKQYVKWAGLLLPAFSVLIIIILLFLPLFPPSLLVVSQGKVLGEYPVQADNFEVQFRHSVNKGLIREVYKIDAERLTITLDKGYFESYGAGMIDTVPPEVTYSSDEQFVILDFADHYRHQIDYTAGIVSQHMFYYEDKSLVLYKLAPRKPVAITVRKASAVQRLLGLCQQLINQRKG
- a CDS encoding TAXI family TRAP transporter solute-binding subunit, with the translated sequence MKKVLSMLLVSALVLAMFAGCGAPQSNGNKFIMATGGTSGTYFPFGGAIGQVINGHVEDVDITITSSGASTENLRLISSGDADLAIVQNDVLDYAVNGTELFKEKIGGLTAIATLYPEVVQIVVGKDSGINSIADLKGKKVSVGDVGSGVEANAKQTLEMYGMTFEDIKAQHLSFKESASTFQDGQIDAFFVSAGVPNTAIVELMVSQPIKLLGFEDDKLAAMIEKYPFYTAFEIGKDVYNTDAPAKTLAIKATLIASEKLSEDVVYNMTKALFENLGELGEAHAKGKEVALETALGGISTTIHPGALKYFKEKGIA
- a CDS encoding alpha-glucosidase — protein: MANWWKESVVYQIYPRSFKDSNGDGIGDLQGIISKLDYLKALGIDVLWLSPIYDSPNDDNGYDIRNYQAIMQEFGTMADFDELLQQAHHRGIKLVLDLVVNHTSDEHVWFAESRKSKNNPYRDYYIWGDGKTDGKPPNNWGSVFSGSAWKYDDATRQYYLHMFSQKQPDLNWENPKVRNEIYNMMVWWLDKGIDGFRMDVINMISKEQSFQDGETYGGLYGNPSPYIINGPRVHEFLKEMNQRVLSKYDVMTVGETPAATTEDAQRYTGENEHELNMVFQFEHMGLEAAGGSKWTDRRFRLTDLKQVFTKWQKGLEGRGWNSLYWNNHDQPRVVSRFGNDKKYWAQSAKMLATCLHMQQGTPYIYQGEELGMTNTVFHSIDDCRDIEAINAYHEMTTQQGVSPQEMLCYINRISRDNARTPMQWDSSAFAGFSTAEPWIAVNENYKRINAAAQVEVEGSVFSYYQKLIQLRHQYPIIVYASFDLLLPESEELFVFTRTRGEQQLLTICSFAEQNVEYHLPQRFADDEKQLLIANYPCEPCTEKITLRPYEARVYLHK
- a CDS encoding serine dehydratase subunit alpha family protein: MSISKEKYQKYVNILKEELIPALGCTEPIAIAYAAAKAREVLGTMPEKIVAECSGNIIKNVKGVIVPTTKDLRGIEAAAIIGAVGGDSSKELEVLTGVTQQHLDLAKTMIQKHVCEEKILNTPAKLHIIVRMYKGDQSSMVEIIHTHTGIVRIEKNDEVLLDVPHSQEENNDGQTDRSCLNVEDIIEFANTVVIDDIKEVLAKQVEYNTAISKEGLNKIYGANIGITLLSTYGDDVKVRAKAAAAAGSDARMGGCEMPVVINSGSGNQGMTVSLPVIEYAKELSVTTERLYRALCVSNLIAIHQKTKIGRLSAYCGAVSAATGAGAGITYLYGGGIKEISQTITSTLANVSGIVCDGAKPSCAAKIASSLDAALLACYMTMQSRGFKSGEGIVKDGVEGTIDSVSRLAKDGMQVTDEEILKIMIDD
- a CDS encoding ABC transporter substrate-binding protein: MKRALSIILAIAMMVSMLAGCGAANNSSKAESGSEADGGSAPATSGVVKIAVAGPMTGDNAEYGKGFLNAAEMKAEEWNKEGGVLGKKVEIVAFDDKNSGEEAASIAQKIVSDKEIVGVIGHFASGVCMVAAPTYEENKVIEISPSASHPDYSGIGDYIYRNNTVISVEAAAGLDIAVNDLGKKNIGIISIKTDWGTSTSAVVKGLIEEKAADGVKLVAHEEVMEGSDDYSPAITKLKAAGADVVICVGMYSLVAPVAKQYKQVDPAIEIVGFSNSYSQQLLELGGEAVEGVRFPVIFFSGSSDPKIKTYVDTFTEKYGTAPSALTSQAYDSVGMLLEAIKTAGTTETDKVREALQNIDYPGVTGQTKFDEIGDVQKAFVKVTVKDGQFVQL
- a CDS encoding branched-chain amino acid ABC transporter permease, with protein sequence MIIQQLFNGLALGMAYALIAVGYSLVFGILRLINFSHGSIYAFGAHMALLFVGMNFGILPAIALSILFTGLLGVVIDKTALEPLRKKNSIPIASLITTIGVSNIIQNLLMIFFGSEKKAFPAFFDFGMISLGSVQINSTQIIMCLVSLILLVFLTVIINKTKIGLAMRATEQNAKAASLMGINVNFVISFTFFLGGASAAIAGALISGYYQIIYPTMGFMVGLKAFAAAVLGGIGVLYGSVVGGLVVGVSESFAATFLGSTYRDSLAFIILIIVLIVKPTGLFGKKGITKV